From the genome of Mucispirillum schaedleri ASF457:
AAGCCATACTGATGAATTTTGGTATAGAAAAGACAGGTGGATAAATCAGGGTAAAAGTAACAAGCGGTATGGCGGATATATTTTTGATAAAATACTTGATAAATGCAGGATAAGCCCATCTTCCCTAATAGTCCATAAATCAGTATTTGATGAGGCAGGATATTTTAATGAAGATTTAAGGGTTTGTGAAGATTATGAAATATCACTTAGATTTGCCTTAAAATATAATATAGGATACTTAGAAAAAAAGCTTATTATTAAACGGGCTGTTGAAGAAAACAGTTTAAGCAAAGGTATTAAGCATATAGAGCATATAAGATATGAAATTTTAGAGAAATTATATAGAAATATAAATAATATGCTTGATTTGGATTTAAAAAATGCTATGATTAATGAGATAGAAAGGAAAAAACACATAATCAGCCCTTTTATTTGACACTATGTCATATATTTATACCTGAACAATATCTAATAAAAAATCAATTTATCAACTAAAAATTATGTATTACACTTATTTTGCATAATATTTTTATGTATTTAAGCATAATAATATTAAAATCTTAAATGTGTAACCATTGTGTAGAGCCTGTTTAAAATAATGTAAAAACAAATTAATTGACAACTTAATATTTTAATCTATATAGTAAAACTATGATATAGATTTAATGATAATTATATTAATCGTGAAACAATTCTTATTTTTGCCATTATTCTAAAAAACAGGGGAGGTTTACATGAATAAGGAGTTCATTGCAAATCTATTAGACACAAAGATTTATAATCTTATTGTATTAGTTATGTGTCTGTTATTCTGTTTTCTGACTATTCCAGCAAAAGCACAGGAACAGGATTTTCAAAAACCTAGAACATTAGGTGAATATATTGAGCAGGAAAAAACACTGTTTGATGTATTAAAGAAAAAACACCCAATTTTTCAATATGAAAAAGAGGGACGCTTAGTTGGTCAATACCATTTAAGCGACAGGCTGGAAGAGTTTTCCAGCATTAATGGCGGTCCTGCTGTTGCAAAAAGAAATAATGTTGAATATACAGCAGTTACTTACAGACTGGGATATGAAACAACATTAGACTATCCTAACAAATTTGTAGGACCAGAAAAATGTGCAGAATGTCACCCTGCTCAATATGAACAATGGAAAATGAACTTACCCGAAAAAGTTGTACTAGCCATATAAGGAGTGTATATGGCAAGAAAATACAGCTATGAGTTTAAGAAATATCTAGTAACAGTCATAGAAAATGGAATAATGAGTGCCAGTGAATTATCAAGATGCTGTAAAATTCATAAAGGAGTAATATGTAATATCTATAACAGATATAAGCATTCAGGCGAATCAAGTTTACATCATAGCTTTACCCGCAATGAATATAGTAGAGATTTTAAATTAAATGTGTTAACTTATAAGGCATCAAATAATTTAAGTTATGAGCAGACAGCACTATATTTTAATATACCATCAGCATCAGTAATATATGACTGGAATAAGTTTTGCAGTAAGTTTATTGGAGATAATATGTCAGATAAGAATATCCCGAACAGTAAAAAGAGTAAACACTCAAACTCTACTGATATTAAACTCACTAAATCAGATGATAGTGAAGAAGTAAGACAATTAAAAGAGAGAATATCAGAGCTTGAAAAAGAGCTTTATTACAAGTCAGCGGAGAATGCATATTTAAAAAAGCTGGAAGCCTTAATGCAGTCAAAGGAACAGAGAGTTCAACAGAAAAAGCACAAATAATAACTGCATTAAGGCTGTATTACAGTTTGGATATCCTGTTGTCTGTGAGTAATATGAAAAGAAGCACTTACTATTATAATGTTAAAAAGCCTGCTGCATTAGATAAATATGCAGAAGTCAAGGCATATATATTAGAAATATATGAAAAATCTAACAAGACTTACGGCTATCCAAGAATAACAAAGGCATTAGAGAAACTGGGTTATACTTATGACAGGAAGACAGTAGCAAAATTAATGAAGGAATTAAATATTTCATCAATAATCAGGGTTAAGAAAAGGTATAAACAAGGCAGAGTAAGTCATATATGCAGCAATAAATTAAACAGAGCCTTTACAAGTGAGAAACCATGTTTAAAATGGGTAACAGATGTGGCAGAGATAAAAATTAATAATGAAAAGGTGTATTTATCAGCAATAATGGATTTGTATAACAGAGAAATAACAGCATACAGTGTAAGCAAATATAATAATGAAGAAATGGTAATAGATAATTTAAAACAGGCAATAGATAAAACAAAAGATACAACAGGGTTAATGATACATTCAGACCAGGGTATATTATATCAGGCTAATCAATTTAGAAAGTTATTAAAGGAAAATAATATAGAGCAGAGTATGTCAAGGCGTGGCAACTGCTATGATAATGCTGTTATGGAAAGTTTCTTTGCTACTTTAAAATGTGAATTGGTTTATATTAACAAATTCAAAAATATAGAACAGTTTAAATATGAACTTGAAAAATATATTGATTTCTATAATAATTACAGAATAAAAGCTAATGGACTTACACCTTTACAGGAAAAAGAAATTTATTTAGTGGCTTAGTTCAAAATTTTTGGGTAAGTTCATGCTCAGCTTTACAATTCTGCTCACTATGATAAAGGCATGAGATGTAATACATGTCATGACCCACACATGGTTACTAAAAATGACTGGAAAGATGAATATACTTTAACTGGTCTTAAAAAAGAATGTGCAGACTGCCACGCAACACAAAAAGAATTCTTTAAACCGGGTGGAATACATGCAGAAGATATATGATAAAGGCATGAGATGTAATACATGTCATGACCCACACATGGTTACTAAAAATGACTGGAAAGATGAATATACTTTAACTGGTCTTAAAAAAGAATGTGCAGACTGCCACGCAACACAAAAAGAATTCTTTAAACCGGGTGGAATACATGCAGAAGATAGATGCACAGCATGTCACATGCCTAATATTATGAGTTGTGAAAACTTTGGTGCTGTTCAGTTCCCAGACCATGCACTTGCTGATAATGTTCGTGCATCACACATTTGGAATATTAAAGTAGATAAAACAGCTAAAACATTAAACCCACCTGAGGGAGAGCCAAGAAAATCAAATGTTAAAGGATGGACTATTGCAAGAGATGAAAAAGGCCACTTCTTTGTAGATTTAATGTGGGCATGCGGTAGAACAAGTTTTAGTGATGTAAACCTTGTTGGACCTGGTGCAAGCGGATGTCACAGTCCAGTTCAAACTACACTGCCTGATAAACTTAAATACTATAATCAGGAGCAGGTATATAATGATGTAATGAAATGGCAGCAGCCTGTAAAAGATGGCTATGACAAAATCAAAGCAGGTATTAAAGCGATTGATAGAGGTTTAGCTGATAACACATTATTACCAGTTGAGAAAAAAGCAGAAATTATACTGCTTACTAAACAGGCTCAGGAAATCGTAAGCAAACTTGAAAAAGACGGCTCCTGGGGGGTTCATGGACCAGCTTATTCTAACAAAATAGTTAGCGAAGCATTAGTTTATATTCAACAGGCTCAAAATATCCTTAAAGCTAATTAATAGTTACTTTAAAGATAGTGTATAAGATTATGGTGCTTGAAGATAAAATAAATTCAAGCACCTTAACTAGATAATGAGAGATTGTTATGAAGAAGATTAGGATAATTTTTTACCTGTTAATAGCAATGTGCCTGTCTGTAACAACTTATGCTGAAGCTGAAATGGGTGGATATGCCCATATAGAAGGTATAAACCAAATAGGACTGGCAGACGCAGAAAACCAATTAAAAGGTGAAAAAGCAACATTTGTTGATGTAAATTTTCAAGAAATGCGTGAAAGTATAGGCTATATCAACGGAGCTGTTTTTGTAATTGATAAAAACTGGCTGCAGACTTTGCCAAAAGATAAAAATACTACATTAATATTCTATGGCTTAAACAGGCTGTCTTATGAGCCGGGTGAAGCAGCATCGCAGGCAGTGCAGGCAGGTTATAAAAATTCGTATGTAATGATAGACGGTGTTGAAGGATGGATAACTTCAGGCAGACCTGTTGTCAAAGAACGCATACAAAACTGGCATACAGCTCAAAATCTTGTAGAATTTACAGATGGTATACATAAAGATATTGTGTTTGGTGAAGTTCCTGCATGCCGTAACTGTCATGGAACATATAATAAAGAAATAGACAGAAGCAGTATAAAACTAGATAATGCTGCAGATAAAATGCAGATAAACAGAAACTGTGTAAAATGTCACGATGATTTAGGCAGTGCATTTGAAGGCAGTGTGCATGATGTAAATTATAAAGCACTGCTTGATGGCACTTTGCTTTATTACAATACACCAGAGCCGGGTAAAAAAGCACAGCCTTTATGTGTAGACTGTCATAAAACACATACAGGAACATTAAAAGGTGTAGAATCACCTAAAAAAGTCAGCTCAGAAAGCTGCATGCAGTGCCATAAAGGCAAAGGCAGTTTATATG
Proteins encoded in this window:
- a CDS encoding glycosyltransferase family 2 protein, which gives rise to MKTVSVIIPVYNRTFSIRDAVESVLIQSVKPSEIIVIDDGSSFDMVLYLKNYMQHIRLIKLNENKGISFARNTGIKAACSEYIAFLDSDDLFLPEKLEYQLNYMAENNLYISHTDEFWYRKDRWINQGKSNKRYGGYIFDKILDKCRISPSSLIVHKSVFDEAGYFNEDLRVCEDYEISLRFALKYNIGYLEKKLIIKRAVEENSLSKGIKHIEHIRYEILEKLYRNINNMLDLDLKNAMINEIERKKHIISPFI
- a CDS encoding IS3 family transposase, translating into MFKKAGSLNAVKGTESSTEKAQIITALRLYYSLDILLSVSNMKRSTYYYNVKKPAALDKYAEVKAYILEIYEKSNKTYGYPRITKALEKLGYTYDRKTVAKLMKELNISSIIRVKKRYKQGRVSHICSNKLNRAFTSEKPCLKWVTDVAEIKINNEKVYLSAIMDLYNREITAYSVSKYNNEEMVIDNLKQAIDKTKDTTGLMIHSDQGILYQANQFRKLLKENNIEQSMSRRGNCYDNAVMESFFATLKCELVYINKFKNIEQFKYELEKYIDFYNNYRIKANGLTPLQEKEIYLVA